In Amycolatopsis methanolica 239, a single genomic region encodes these proteins:
- a CDS encoding TetR/AcrR family transcriptional regulator, with protein MPPAKNPPTMVWMRDRTTKTRPVVTEEKIVRTAIAIADAEGLDALSMRRLAAEMGTGTTSLYRHVASKDELFELMVDTIVGEEPLPEPGDDWRAELAQLARRQRAVMLLHPWLAQQAARHPTLGPNVIARADHYLGVVSRMTSDPTLATMVVDTINTHVLGVVSAELAELEVQRRTGMTEDEWRNWVGAYVRQVVESGRYPHFNRRVLEADDVDPATRFEFGLECLLTGIEAALRA; from the coding sequence ATGCCGCCCGCGAAGAACCCGCCGACGATGGTCTGGATGCGCGACCGGACCACGAAGACGCGGCCGGTCGTCACCGAGGAGAAGATCGTCCGGACGGCCATCGCGATCGCCGACGCCGAGGGACTGGACGCGCTGTCCATGCGGCGCCTGGCGGCGGAAATGGGCACCGGCACGACGTCGCTCTACCGGCACGTGGCCAGCAAGGACGAGCTGTTCGAGCTGATGGTCGACACGATCGTCGGCGAGGAGCCGCTACCCGAGCCCGGCGACGACTGGCGCGCGGAGCTGGCCCAGCTGGCCCGCCGCCAGCGCGCCGTCATGCTGCTGCACCCCTGGCTCGCCCAGCAGGCGGCCCGCCACCCGACGCTCGGCCCCAACGTGATCGCCCGCGCCGACCACTACCTCGGCGTCGTCTCCAGGATGACCAGCGACCCAACGCTCGCGACGATGGTGGTGGACACGATCAACACGCACGTGCTGGGAGTGGTGTCCGCCGAGCTGGCCGAGCTGGAGGTCCAGCGCCGCACCGGCATGACCGAGGACGAGTGGCGGAACTGGGTGGGCGCCTACGTCCGGCAGGTCGTGGAGTCCGGCCGCTACCCGCACTTCAACCGCCGGGTACTGGAGGCCGACGACGTCGATCCCGCGACCCGCTTCGAGTTCGGCCTGGAATGCCTGCTCACCGGGATCGAAGCGGCCCTGCGTGCGTGA
- a CDS encoding STAS domain-containing protein, translated as MSRAPRVPEESAGLTTSTPLHVSVRWPARDIAVLAVGGELDLATAARLEAAFRRLVARRPRVVVVDLSGVAFLGSSGLAAITAALTSGVVLRIVAPGSLARIFALTALDKVLDLYGTVDEALAAG; from the coding sequence ATGTCACGGGCTCCGCGTGTTCCGGAGGAATCCGCCGGACTCACCACATCCACACCGCTGCACGTCTCGGTCCGCTGGCCGGCCCGGGACATCGCCGTGCTCGCGGTCGGCGGCGAACTCGACCTGGCCACCGCCGCCAGGCTGGAGGCCGCGTTCCGGCGCCTGGTGGCGCGACGGCCGCGCGTGGTCGTGGTCGACCTGAGCGGGGTCGCGTTCCTCGGCTCGTCCGGGCTGGCCGCGATCACCGCCGCGCTCACGTCGGGTGTCGTGCTGCGGATCGTCGCGCCGGGCTCGCTGGCCCGGATCTTCGCGCTCACCGCGCTGGACAAGGTGCTCGACCTCTACGGCACCGTCGACGAGGCGCTGGCCGCGGGCTGA
- a CDS encoding MEDS domain-containing protein, which translates to MRRSGIVVDARGLGCHDHLCWGYEDPAEFRSRVREFLAEGLALGQRVCYAGTGPVPRLMADLDGIVDGDEASRRGALRVLSLDDLGALGDPHVRLRTYAKATEAALADGYRGLRVAADVTGLLQSPTRLNSLARFEHLADGYSAVHPFSALCGYDRRKLDRPTLALLSALHPSANENHAGFRLHASARGGCCASLGGELDLASAELFPRALGHVDPRPVGGRLVLDATTLDFIDHRNLLALAEHARRHAAEVVLRAPRPEPASVVEVLKLQDIRVEAPR; encoded by the coding sequence ATGAGACGGTCCGGAATCGTGGTGGACGCCCGCGGCCTCGGCTGCCACGACCACCTGTGCTGGGGCTACGAGGACCCGGCCGAGTTCCGGTCCCGCGTTCGGGAGTTCCTGGCCGAGGGTCTGGCCCTGGGTCAGCGGGTCTGCTACGCCGGGACCGGCCCGGTGCCGCGCCTGATGGCGGATCTGGACGGCATCGTGGACGGCGACGAGGCCAGCCGCCGGGGCGCCCTGCGGGTGCTCTCGCTCGACGACCTCGGCGCGCTCGGCGATCCGCACGTGCGCTTGCGGACCTACGCGAAGGCCACCGAGGCGGCGCTGGCCGACGGCTACCGGGGCCTGCGGGTGGCGGCCGACGTCACCGGCCTTTTGCAGTCACCCACGCGGTTGAATTCGCTGGCGCGGTTCGAGCACCTCGCGGACGGTTACTCCGCGGTGCACCCGTTTTCCGCGTTGTGCGGCTACGACCGCCGGAAGCTGGACCGGCCCACCCTGGCGCTGCTGTCCGCGCTCCACCCGAGCGCCAACGAAAACCACGCGGGTTTCCGGTTGCACGCCTCGGCTCGCGGCGGCTGCTGCGCGAGCCTCGGCGGCGAACTCGACCTGGCTTCGGCCGAGTTGTTCCCCCGCGCGCTCGGCCACGTCGACCCCCGGCCCGTCGGCGGCCGGCTCGTGCTCGACGCGACCACCCTGGACTTCATCGACCACCGCAACCTGCTAGCCCTGGCCGAGCACGCCAGGCGGCACGCGGCCGAGGTGGTTCTGCGCGCTCCCCGCCCGGAGCCGGCGAGCGTCGTGGAGGTCCTGAAGCTCCAGGACATCCGCGTGGAGGCGCCGCGATGA
- a CDS encoding sensor histidine kinase: MSTGFVHEVLFYGSPEEYLDGLVPFLTEGLAAGDPVAAAVPEPNLSLLREALGDDASRVHLLDMGVAGRNPGRVIPQVLRGFADRHRDAARVRIIGEPIWDGRSAVEYPACAQHEALINPAFAGRDVTIVCPYDTKTLDPVAIADAHMTHPLVTERGVRRGSDTYAWDDLVARYNDELKPPAGAVTFRVQVPDHLSVARRSVAAYALEFGLGEARTEDLKLIVTELATNSLLHAGTPCELSLWREGAELVCSATDGGRLTDPLAGRRPPVRDQLSGRGLLLVNDLADLVRTHRAPHGTTIQVRMRLDRKPL, translated from the coding sequence ATGAGCACCGGGTTCGTGCACGAGGTCCTGTTCTACGGCTCACCCGAGGAGTACCTGGACGGGCTGGTGCCGTTCCTGACCGAGGGCCTGGCGGCGGGCGACCCGGTGGCGGCCGCCGTGCCGGAGCCCAACCTGTCGCTGCTGCGCGAGGCGCTCGGCGACGACGCGAGCCGCGTGCACCTGCTCGACATGGGCGTCGCGGGCCGCAATCCGGGCCGGGTCATCCCCCAGGTACTGCGGGGCTTCGCCGACCGGCACCGCGACGCCGCCCGCGTGCGCATCATCGGCGAGCCCATCTGGGACGGGCGGTCCGCCGTCGAGTACCCGGCGTGCGCCCAGCACGAGGCCCTCATCAACCCGGCCTTCGCGGGCCGTGACGTGACCATCGTGTGCCCGTACGACACCAAGACGCTCGACCCGGTCGCGATCGCCGACGCGCACATGACGCATCCACTGGTCACCGAGCGTGGTGTGCGGCGCGGCAGCGACACCTACGCGTGGGACGATCTGGTCGCCCGGTACAACGACGAGCTGAAACCGCCCGCGGGCGCGGTGACCTTCCGCGTCCAGGTGCCGGACCACCTGTCCGTCGCGCGCCGGTCCGTCGCCGCGTACGCGCTGGAGTTCGGGCTGGGCGAGGCACGCACCGAGGACCTCAAGCTGATCGTCACCGAGCTGGCGACGAACAGCCTGCTGCACGCAGGCACCCCGTGCGAGCTGAGCCTGTGGCGCGAGGGCGCGGAACTGGTCTGCTCCGCCACCGACGGCGGGCGGCTGACCGACCCACTCGCCGGACGCCGCCCGCCCGTACGCGATCAGCTGTCCGGGCGCGGCCTGCTGCTCGTCAACGACCTGGCCGACCTGGTCCGCACCCATCGCGCGCCGCACGGCACGACGATCCAGGTGCGCATGCGGCTGGACCGAAAGCCCTTGTGA
- a CDS encoding maleylpyruvate isomerase family mycothiol-dependent enzyme, with protein sequence MTKPDQPFLLDTLRAEIHGIGVLATPADPDLPVPACPGWTAGALVRHLGGVAHRVTDWVDSQTLPLGWEREPPAGQDVLGWFRAAADGLFRSLASRPPSFPCQTWFPADRTYGFWRRRMAHEFTVHRVDLEQALGLPPVVDPALAADGVDEVLTVWLAEGNRPAPEETVSVDASGEVFEVRCAGHVWTVRMPSGTGNPVVRPESAGSADGRVSGAPEDVYLWLWGRGPADQLPVTGDVSGLRAALAAVTRSAA encoded by the coding sequence ATGACGAAACCCGACCAGCCGTTTCTCCTCGACACCCTGCGCGCCGAGATCCACGGCATCGGGGTCCTCGCCACACCGGCCGATCCGGACCTTCCGGTGCCCGCGTGTCCGGGGTGGACGGCAGGCGCGCTGGTCCGCCACCTCGGCGGGGTCGCGCACCGCGTGACCGACTGGGTGGACAGCCAGACCCTGCCGCTGGGCTGGGAACGGGAACCGCCCGCGGGGCAGGACGTGCTGGGCTGGTTCCGCGCCGCGGCCGACGGGCTGTTCCGCAGCCTCGCCAGCCGCCCGCCGAGCTTTCCCTGCCAGACCTGGTTCCCCGCCGACCGCACCTACGGGTTCTGGCGCCGCCGGATGGCCCACGAGTTCACCGTGCACCGGGTCGACCTGGAGCAGGCGCTGGGCCTGCCGCCGGTGGTGGATCCGGCGCTGGCGGCCGACGGGGTGGACGAGGTGCTGACCGTGTGGCTGGCAGAGGGCAACCGGCCCGCGCCCGAGGAGACGGTCTCGGTGGACGCCTCGGGCGAGGTGTTCGAGGTGCGGTGCGCCGGTCACGTGTGGACGGTTCGGATGCCGTCGGGCACCGGGAATCCCGTGGTGCGACCGGAATCCGCGGGGAGCGCCGACGGGCGGGTGTCCGGCGCGCCGGAGGACGTGTACCTGTGGCTGTGGGGGCGCGGGCCTGCCGACCAGCTGCCGGTGACCGGGGACGTCTCCGGGCTGCGCGCGGCGCTGGCGGCCGTCACCCGCTCCGCGGCGTGA
- a CDS encoding AAA family ATPase, giving the protein MQEPLFGSVDEVVERLAGAGYLASTAVATTVFLADRLGKPLLVEGPAGVGKTELARALAHATGSELVRLQCYEGIDEARALYEWNHAKQLLRITAGREEGWEQARDEVFSEEFLLPRPLLKAIRNPDPTVLLIDETDKADVEMEGLLLEVLGDFQVTVPELGTITAQRRPFVLLTSNATRELSEALKRRCLFLHLDFPTPELERDIVTLKVPGLDARLADSVVRVVAALRTMELRKAPSIAETVDWARTLLALGADTLDEQVVETSLGVILKYQSDHRKAAAELRLDSLLS; this is encoded by the coding sequence ATGCAGGAGCCGTTGTTCGGCTCGGTCGACGAGGTCGTCGAGCGCCTGGCCGGCGCGGGCTACCTGGCGTCCACCGCCGTCGCCACCACCGTCTTCCTCGCCGACCGCCTCGGCAAGCCGCTGCTGGTCGAGGGCCCGGCCGGGGTCGGCAAGACCGAGCTGGCGCGGGCGCTGGCGCACGCCACAGGCAGCGAGCTGGTGCGCTTGCAGTGCTACGAGGGCATCGACGAGGCCCGCGCGCTCTACGAGTGGAACCACGCCAAGCAGCTGCTGCGCATCACCGCCGGCCGCGAAGAGGGCTGGGAACAGGCGCGCGACGAGGTGTTCAGCGAGGAGTTCCTGCTCCCCCGCCCGCTGCTCAAGGCGATCCGCAACCCGGACCCTACGGTCCTGCTGATCGACGAGACCGACAAGGCCGACGTCGAGATGGAGGGCCTGCTGCTGGAGGTCCTCGGCGACTTCCAGGTGACCGTGCCGGAGCTGGGCACGATCACCGCGCAGCGCCGCCCGTTCGTGCTGCTCACCTCGAACGCGACGCGTGAGCTGTCGGAGGCGCTCAAGCGGCGCTGCCTGTTCCTGCACCTGGACTTCCCCACGCCGGAGCTGGAGCGCGACATCGTCACCCTCAAGGTTCCCGGGCTGGACGCGCGCCTGGCGGACTCGGTGGTGCGGGTGGTCGCCGCGCTGCGGACGATGGAACTGCGCAAGGCGCCCTCGATCGCCGAGACCGTCGACTGGGCGCGCACCCTGCTCGCGCTGGGCGCCGACACGCTCGACGAGCAGGTGGTCGAGACGAGCCTCGGCGTGATCCTGAAGTACCAGAGCGACCACCGGAAGGCCGCGGCCGAGCTGCGGCTCGACTCGCTGCTGTCATGA
- a CDS encoding vWA domain-containing protein — protein sequence MTSPALPRRLVEFVGSLREHGIPVGPGETVDAAAAVDVLGLADREQLRAALAATVLRRSGQRGTFDALFDLYFPVAVGAAETAGEAPVDAAELREALVAALADGNGERLRALASAAVDQFGRYGSFGDGGSGGGGANGMRGWSAYQALDRVRPDALLNRVLAAIRTDGSAFGDAVARSEARSRIGAYREAVQAEARRRTAELRGRERIAQYAVPPQTDLVSFTNATRAQLAELRRTIQPLSRKLATRLATRRRRARRGQIDLRRTLRRSLATGGVPMRPAMRDRRPGRPELVLLCDMSGSVAGFAQFTLLLVQALSDQFSKIRTFAFVELTDEITGLVTAGAADPEGLARRILTQAKLTRWGMSSDYGGSLASFVDGWPDAVGPRTSVLILGDGRTNGGDPNLDAVRRIADKAKHVHWLNPEARSAWGTGDSAALRYARVVPMHECRNLRQLTQLVTELLPG from the coding sequence ATGACCTCCCCGGCGCTGCCGCGGCGGCTGGTCGAGTTCGTCGGCTCGCTGCGCGAGCACGGCATCCCGGTCGGGCCCGGCGAAACGGTCGACGCGGCCGCCGCGGTGGACGTGCTCGGGCTGGCCGACCGCGAGCAGCTGCGGGCGGCGCTGGCGGCGACCGTGCTGCGCCGCTCGGGGCAGCGGGGCACCTTCGACGCGTTGTTCGACCTGTACTTCCCGGTCGCGGTCGGCGCCGCGGAGACGGCCGGGGAGGCGCCCGTGGACGCGGCGGAGCTGCGGGAGGCGCTGGTCGCCGCGCTCGCCGACGGCAACGGCGAACGCCTGCGGGCTCTGGCTTCGGCCGCGGTCGACCAGTTCGGCCGGTACGGCTCGTTCGGCGACGGCGGGTCCGGCGGCGGCGGGGCGAACGGGATGCGCGGCTGGTCGGCCTACCAGGCGCTGGACCGGGTGCGGCCGGACGCGCTGCTGAACCGGGTGCTCGCCGCGATCCGCACGGACGGCAGCGCGTTCGGCGACGCGGTCGCCCGCAGCGAGGCGCGGTCCCGGATCGGCGCCTACCGGGAGGCGGTGCAGGCCGAGGCCCGCCGCCGCACGGCCGAGCTGCGCGGGCGCGAGCGGATCGCGCAGTACGCGGTGCCGCCGCAAACCGACCTGGTCAGCTTCACCAACGCCACCCGCGCCCAGCTCGCCGAGCTGCGCCGCACCATCCAGCCATTGTCGCGAAAGCTCGCCACCCGGCTGGCGACCCGGCGGCGCCGCGCCCGGCGCGGGCAGATCGACCTGCGCCGCACGCTGCGGCGGTCGCTGGCCACCGGCGGGGTGCCGATGCGGCCCGCGATGCGCGACCGTCGTCCCGGCCGCCCGGAACTGGTGCTGCTGTGCGACATGTCCGGGTCGGTGGCCGGGTTCGCGCAGTTCACGCTGCTGCTGGTGCAGGCGCTGTCGGACCAGTTCAGCAAGATCCGCACGTTCGCGTTCGTCGAGCTGACCGACGAGATCACCGGCCTGGTCACCGCGGGCGCGGCGGACCCGGAGGGGCTCGCGCGGCGCATCCTCACGCAGGCGAAGCTCACCCGCTGGGGCATGAGCAGCGACTACGGCGGTTCGCTGGCGAGCTTCGTGGACGGGTGGCCGGACGCCGTCGGGCCGCGCACGTCGGTCCTGATCCTCGGCGACGGCCGCACCAACGGCGGCGACCCGAACCTCGACGCGGTGCGCCGGATCGCGGACAAGGCCAAGCACGTCCACTGGCTCAACCCGGAGGCGCGATCAGCTTGGGGCACGGGCGATTCCGCCGCGCTGCGGTACGCCCGCGTGGTCCCGATGCACGAGTGCCGCAACCTGCGTCAGCTCACCCAGCTGGTGACCGAGCTGCTGCCCGGCTGA
- a CDS encoding FecCD family ABC transporter permease translates to MTRTARVLPLCAGGLALLVVSVAVAVTIGPAGISVGDVYATVLAHLGFGEPVLSPVRDGIVWHLRIPRALLAAVCGAGLAVCGAVMQSLLRNPLADPFVLGVSSGASTGAVLVVVLGVGGGVVSLSAGAFAGAVLSFGLVLLLSQTLGGTTERVVLSGVAAMQLFSALTSFVVLTAGDAETTRGVLFWLLGSFSSASWSGVGVCAAVLVVALLVCFGHARTLDVLAYGQDLAAALGVALTRTRIVLMCVTALLTAALVSACGAVGFVGLVLPHAARALVGPGHGRLLPVTAVAGAVFLVWVDTLARTVLDPQEVPVGVVTSIIGVPAFVAVLYRSRPQWTRRAAA, encoded by the coding sequence GTGACGCGCACCGCGCGAGTCCTGCCGCTGTGCGCCGGTGGTCTCGCGCTGCTCGTGGTGTCGGTGGCCGTCGCGGTGACGATCGGCCCGGCCGGGATCAGCGTCGGCGATGTCTACGCGACCGTCCTGGCCCACCTCGGCTTCGGGGAGCCGGTGCTCTCGCCGGTGCGCGACGGAATCGTGTGGCACCTGCGGATCCCGCGCGCCCTGCTGGCCGCCGTGTGCGGGGCGGGCCTGGCGGTGTGCGGGGCGGTCATGCAGTCGCTGCTGCGCAACCCGCTCGCCGACCCGTTCGTGCTCGGGGTGTCCTCGGGCGCGTCGACCGGTGCCGTGCTGGTCGTGGTGCTCGGCGTCGGCGGGGGAGTGGTGTCGTTGTCCGCGGGGGCGTTCGCCGGGGCGGTGCTGTCGTTCGGGCTCGTGCTGTTGCTCAGCCAGACGCTGGGCGGCACCACCGAGCGCGTCGTGCTGTCCGGGGTCGCGGCGATGCAGCTGTTCTCCGCGCTGACGTCGTTCGTCGTGTTGACGGCCGGGGACGCGGAAACGACGCGGGGCGTGTTGTTCTGGCTGCTCGGGTCGTTCAGCAGCGCGTCGTGGTCCGGGGTCGGCGTGTGTGCCGCGGTGCTGGTCGTCGCGTTGCTGGTGTGCTTCGGCCACGCCCGCACGCTCGACGTGCTCGCCTACGGCCAGGACCTCGCCGCGGCGCTCGGGGTCGCGCTGACGCGGACCCGGATCGTGCTGATGTGCGTCACCGCGCTGCTGACGGCCGCGCTGGTGAGTGCCTGCGGGGCGGTCGGGTTCGTCGGGCTGGTGCTCCCGCACGCGGCCCGCGCGCTGGTCGGCCCTGGCCACGGACGCCTGCTGCCGGTGACCGCCGTGGCCGGCGCGGTGTTCCTGGTGTGGGTCGACACGCTGGCGCGCACGGTGCTCGACCCGCAGGAGGTGCCGGTCGGCGTGGTCACGTCGATCATCGGCGTGCCCGCGTTCGTGGCCGTGCTGTACCGCAGCCGTCCACAATGGACGCGGCGAGCGGCCGCCTAA
- a CDS encoding ABC transporter substrate-binding protein, translating to MTFSLLAAVLTLTGCASATPSGDTAAVAVDNCGHQVRVAEPPRRAVALNQGAAEIMLSLGLADRMAGTATWTDPVLPHLAADNAKVPRLAENYPSFETVLAAEPDFVAASFGAILGKGGVATREQFEQLGVPAYLSPTECAKDTSGGGDGTRTETLTMDAVYTEIRDLARIFGVEDRGEQLVTSLQERMRAVAGAGANARLMFWFANSEAPYLAGCCGAPGIITTTVGARNVFDDTREEWPQINWETVAERDPDVIVLGDLTRRSQTAENAAAKIAFLESHPVTRDLAAVRNKRYVLLSGQAMNPTLRTVDGAEQVAAALRGFGFAR from the coding sequence ATGACCTTCTCGCTGCTCGCCGCCGTGCTGACGCTGACGGGGTGTGCGAGCGCCACCCCCTCCGGAGACACCGCCGCCGTGGCCGTCGACAACTGCGGCCACCAGGTCCGCGTGGCGGAACCGCCGCGGCGGGCGGTCGCGCTCAACCAGGGCGCGGCGGAGATCATGCTGTCCCTCGGCCTGGCCGACCGCATGGCAGGCACCGCCACCTGGACCGATCCCGTGCTGCCGCACCTGGCCGCGGACAACGCGAAGGTGCCCCGGCTCGCCGAGAACTACCCGTCGTTCGAGACCGTGCTCGCCGCCGAGCCGGACTTCGTCGCCGCCTCGTTCGGCGCCATCCTCGGCAAGGGCGGCGTCGCGACCCGCGAGCAGTTCGAGCAGCTCGGGGTGCCCGCCTACCTGTCGCCGACCGAGTGCGCCAAGGACACCAGCGGCGGCGGCGACGGCACGCGCACCGAGACTCTGACCATGGACGCCGTCTACACCGAGATCCGGGACCTCGCGCGGATCTTCGGCGTCGAGGACCGCGGCGAGCAGCTGGTGACCAGCCTGCAGGAACGGATGCGCGCGGTCGCGGGCGCCGGCGCGAACGCCCGGCTGATGTTCTGGTTCGCCAACTCCGAAGCCCCCTACCTGGCGGGTTGCTGCGGCGCGCCCGGCATCATCACGACGACCGTGGGCGCCCGCAACGTCTTCGACGACACGCGCGAGGAGTGGCCGCAGATCAACTGGGAGACGGTCGCCGAACGCGACCCGGACGTGATCGTCCTCGGCGACCTGACCCGCCGTTCGCAGACCGCGGAGAACGCCGCCGCCAAGATCGCGTTCCTGGAGTCGCACCCGGTGACCCGCGACCTGGCTGCCGTGCGGAACAAGCGGTACGTGCTGTTGTCCGGGCAGGCGATGAATCCGACACTGCGTACCGTGGACGGCGCCGAGCAGGTCGCCGCGGCGCTGCGCGGGTTCGGGTTCGCCAGGTGA
- a CDS encoding MOSC domain-containing protein, translating to MPEEDWIGRTLRIGTTRIRVDRRDRRCVVVNVDPRTGRRAPAVLRRIGREHDTCLGAYGATVEPGTVGAGDGVVVLA from the coding sequence GTGCCCGAGGAGGACTGGATCGGCCGCACGCTCCGCATCGGCACCACCCGCATCCGGGTCGACCGCCGCGACCGGCGCTGCGTCGTCGTCAACGTCGATCCGCGCACCGGCCGTCGCGCACCGGCCGTCCTGCGCCGCATCGGCCGCGAGCACGACACGTGCCTCGGCGCCTACGGGGCCACTGTGGAACCGGGCACGGTCGGGGCCGGGGACGGGGTCGTCGTGCTAGCGTGA
- a CDS encoding MOSC N-terminal beta barrel domain-containing protein → MLVGHLAAIFRYPVKSMAAQPLDEAAVSWHGLDGDRRWAFVRPGQESNGFPWLTIRRRNDLVRYQVVGESQVRTPDGRLHDVTDPALAAELGAARVQKLDRGTFDSAPLSLITTRSAGAEPLRFRPNLL, encoded by the coding sequence ATGCTCGTCGGACACCTCGCCGCGATCTTCCGCTACCCCGTCAAGTCCATGGCCGCGCAACCGCTGGACGAGGCCGCCGTCTCCTGGCACGGCCTCGACGGTGACCGGCGCTGGGCGTTCGTCCGGCCGGGCCAGGAGTCGAACGGCTTCCCCTGGCTCACCATCCGCAGGCGCAACGACCTCGTCCGCTACCAGGTCGTCGGCGAGTCCCAGGTTCGCACCCCGGACGGCAGGCTGCACGACGTCACCGATCCCGCGCTCGCCGCGGAACTGGGCGCCGCGCGCGTCCAGAAACTGGACCGTGGCACGTTCGACAGCGCGCCGTTGTCCCTGATCACCACCCGCAGCGCCGGTGCCGAGCCGCTGCGCTTCCGCCCCAACCTCCTCTGA